A window of Bacteroidota bacterium contains these coding sequences:
- a CDS encoding DUF2809 domain-containing protein, whose product MHQQLPYHERRLFYLLATVGLFLTEVAIALFVNDRIVRPYIGDLLVVILIYTFCKIFIRGNYFGVAIAVLLFAFFVEGLQYIGLVEKLGLADNKVARTIIGSKFNTIDLLMYFLGFVVVIATEYLIRSRKQPSPHR is encoded by the coding sequence ATGCATCAACAACTCCCCTATCATGAACGCCGTTTATTCTATCTTTTGGCAACTGTAGGTCTATTTTTAACTGAAGTAGCAATAGCGCTATTTGTAAATGATAGAATTGTGCGGCCTTACATCGGCGATTTATTAGTCGTAATTCTTATTTATACTTTTTGTAAAATTTTTATTCGGGGTAATTACTTTGGTGTTGCAATAGCCGTTTTATTGTTTGCTTTTTTTGTGGAAGGATTACAATACATCGGACTGGTTGAAAAATTAGGATTAGCGGATAATAAAGTAGCCAGAACCATAATTGGCAGTAAATTTAATACTATCGATTTGTTGATGTACTTTCTAGGTTTCGTTGTTGTTATAGCAACAGAGTATTTAATTCGGAGCCGAAAACAACCATCTCCCCACCGATAA
- a CDS encoding Hsp20/alpha crystallin family protein, whose translation MTLVKKGWSSPFANGYLSDLFNTDKFFNDEFINLERMPAVNVIDNEKFYELEVAVPGMHKEDFKVEIKDGLLSIYGERKDEKKEEDKNYTRKEFSCLSFSRMFTLPENVRAGEIDAEYKNGVLNIVLPKKEVTTVAAKKVEVK comes from the coding sequence ATGACACTCGTAAAAAAAGGCTGGTCTTCACCATTTGCCAACGGATATTTATCCGACTTATTTAACACAGATAAGTTTTTTAATGACGAATTCATTAATTTGGAAAGAATGCCTGCAGTTAATGTTATTGACAATGAAAAATTTTATGAATTAGAAGTTGCTGTTCCCGGAATGCACAAAGAGGATTTTAAAGTTGAAATAAAGGACGGTTTGTTATCAATTTACGGCGAACGTAAGGATGAAAAAAAGGAAGAGGATAAAAATTACACCAGAAAAGAATTTAGCTGCTTGTCGTTTTCACGTATGTTTACCTTACCTGAAAATGTTAGAGCAGGAGAAATAGATGCTGAGTACAAAAATGGCGTGTTGAACATTGTATTACCTAAAAAAGAAGTAACTACGGTTGCTGCAAAAAAAGTTGAGGTGAAATAA